One part of the Sarcophilus harrisii chromosome 5, mSarHar1.11, whole genome shotgun sequence genome encodes these proteins:
- the LOC100922496 gene encoding LOW QUALITY PROTEIN: olfactory receptor 6C75-like (The sequence of the model RefSeq protein was modified relative to this genomic sequence to represent the inferred CDS: deleted 1 base in 1 codon), translating into MNNYTTLTEFILLGLTDDPLFLVLIFIFLFLTYLLSMSGNITIITLTLLDSRLWTPMYFFLRNFSFLEILFTTVCIPRFLVSIITKDKTISYVGCLIQLFFFFIFLGVTEFYLLAAMSYDRYVAICKPLHYTTIMSNRVCYQLVLSSWITSFLIIFPPLIMGLKLEFCASNVIDHFICDSSPILQISCSDTHFLELMPFTLAVVTLMVTLVLVILSYTYIIRTILKFPSAQQRKKAFSTCSSHMIVVSISYGSCILMYIKPSANERVALSKGIAVLNTSVVPLLNPFIYTRRNQQVKQAFKDMIQKIMFAIKNYKGIR; encoded by the exons ATGAATAATTATACAACACTCACCGAGTTCATCCTGCTAGGGCTGACAGATGACCCACTGTtccttgttttaattttcatttttttgtttctgaccTACTTGTTAAGCATGAGTGGAAACATAACTATCATTACTCTCACTTTGCTGGATTCTCGCCTTTGGACTCCAATGTATTTCTTCCTGAGGAATTTTTCATTCCTAGAAATCTTATTTACAACTGTATGTATTCCAAGATTTTTGGTCAGCATCATAACCAAGGATAAAACCATTTCTTACGTGGGCTGCTtgattcaattg tttttttttttcatcttcttggGGGTGACTGAATTTTATCTTCTGGCTGCCATGTCCTATGATCGCTATGTTGCCATTTGCAAACCTCTGCACTACACAACCATCATGAGCAACCGAGTTTGTTATCAGCTTGTACTCAGTTCTTGGATAACCAGCTTTCTTATTATCTTTCCACCACTGATCATGGGACTTAAACTGGAATTCTGTGCTTCCAATGTCATTGATCATTTCATCTGTGACTCTTCTCCCATCCTGCAAATCTCTTGCTCAGACACACATTTTTTAGAGCTAATGCCTTTTACCCTAGCTGTGGTAACACTAATGGTCACATTGGTACTAGTGATTCTCTCCTATACATACATCATTAGGACAATTCTGAAATTCCCTTCTGCTCAACAGAGGAAAAAGGCTTTTTCCACCTGTTCTTCTCACATGATTGTTGTCTCAATTTCTTATGGAAGCTGCATCTTAATGTACATTAAGCCCTCTGCAAATGAAAGGGTGGCATTAAGCAAAGGAATAGCTGTGCTCAATACGTCAGTTGTCCCTTTGCTGAATCCTTTTATTTATACCCGAAGAAACCAGCAAGTGAAACAAGCCTTCAAAGATATGATCCAAAAGATTATGTTTGCTATCAAAAATTATAAAGGTATACGTTGA